TTTAATCTGAATATTGTCAAATTCGTTTTGATCAATTCTctcaaacaaatacactgtacaATGACAACATGCTTGTCCTTTTAAAATTCAGtgctcatttcatttaatttcttcttttttttccccagggaACAATGCATTTAAAATTATGCATAGTTATTATTACTTGGTATTTAGCAACACATCTGAGAGACGTCACTGCATTTCATGCAATTCATATCCCAATAGGTAACTCGCTCTCCATCAAACCTCATTCAGAGCCAGGTGCTTAAATGTTGTTATACATAAAAGATACACAGTACGACATTCAGAACATGGATTATCTTGGTTACCCAAACTTCAAAGCTTAaaagaatgaatgtgtttttacacaaacatattAAAGTATACAACTCGTATTCCAACAAAATTGAAAAAGGTACTAAAAAAACGATTTACAATTGGGCCCAAAGCGCCCCAGTGCAACATGAGAAAGAAACCGCTTCAGAAATCCTTTGCAACACTCTTCACTCAATCTCTTGGACATGGTCGTGTGTCTGGACTTACATTATAAGGACATACTTGGTAAATTTCAGACCTCCCACTCATGTCAACACGTTGGCTCATGTCTTCATCAACATAAATCAACATTCTCCTTCTGTCATTGCTACAGTATTTATCACCGACTAGTGAGCTGCTTAAAGTTCCTTTCTGACGtctacattagctgctaacaAAACAATCTAGCACTCAAGATATCACATGTATGGGAGATCATGTTCAAGATTGCAAACAGAAGTGAGGAAATCTTTGAAAAGGCCTATGACGACATTGTTTTAGAACACAGGAGAAAACGTGATAAAAGAAAGAATCCTTTACTTTGTGAGCGGCCAAACGGAGGCAGCGTATGCTAAAGTGGAGTGGAAGGAAAGAGAAGTTTAACTTATAGTCTCTACGTTGGCTTAAGTCATGAACGTGGGCTCAAACGGCCCTGCAGCACAGGCCAACAGTAACAACATTGGCAACTCGGCTGGTAACAGCTACACTATGCATCACACACTGCTGCGACAGCACTTTAATAATAGTTTACATCTTGGCCGCCCTATGACACCACTGTGCAGGCTTTACTGTAAGATTCCCCATCGAGTCCTTGTTTCTCAGTTCTCTGAAGCACAAACAACTAAAGAACATTGCATCTGAACACAAaaaattacaatacaaaatgATTTGACACTTCAGTTACCACTATACGGttattcacacattttcaacttttgAAATCATCAGTTAGCTATCAAAAGTATAAACGGGTTTCGGAAGAGTGCTTTCACTTTACTAATGTACCCCTCCATGTAccccagataaaaaaaacactatcaaAGAAAGACGACAAGAGAGTAAGCCTTTGGGCTCGTGGTTTTCTCTGTAAATCTAGCATCATTAAGGCATTATCTATCCAGTATTGCTAAAAGAACAACTAGTTGGTGAACATGAAAGGAATATCTATGTATGAAAGTAACATAAAAACTGACacttcaggaggaggaggaggagaaggaggtggagaaggaggagtgcAAAATACTCACATAAATCAAAAACCTGTCAGTCCCTAGTGGCCTATAAGCACATCCTTTATAAAGGTACTGTGTTGATGGCTAATTTGCTCTGTTACTAACATGCAAAGTGCACACTTGTTTAGGAAAAAACAATTTCTTACTtacattttccaaatgtttgGTTTCGTCTGCTTAATCTCGATAGCAACTGGAAGGATATAAAAGTCTTTAGAAAACTCTTGTGGTGGTTTCGAATAAAGGCTGCCGCTCAACGTTCCTGCTGATGCCAGTCTCTAGTGGACGATAGTGCCATTTTGGACACGTGGGTTGTGTGCCATTTGTACATTGACATGAGTTAATACCTTAGAGTTAACGTTTATATCCAGTGAAGGTCATTGTGGCGATAATGAGTcaacacaaaaatgtcaacaatggAAAAAAGGTGGCAGAAAGATCTGAGGTAATAACTAGCTTAATGTTGAAATGCCACTAACCACACATGGAAAACGACAGTATATTTATCCTTTATATAATAAGTGCATGTGAGAGGCTGTAACATATAGAAGATCTGGATGAAATTTGGGAGGGGTGAACACAAAAGGAAGACAAAATATCAAGGAAGACAGTCGAGGTTGCAAGAAGTGGCAGAAGTCTGTGACTCTCACTGACTGGATGGAAACTCTGGTTCAAGCCACGGAGGGAAATCGTGAACGGCCAGCGCTTGAGAAGTCAGAGAGGAGGCACTCTGACCTGGAGTTCACACTTCAACCAAAAAAAGCCTACACAGCACCCGCAGCAGGGATGAGCAGGAACTCTGGCTCTGCTTTCATAAGCAGCCCCATTGGTCTAGCTAACAAATTAGTGCAATTTAAGAAGAGACCACTGTAATCATGCTCTCTGAAAGCTGCCTACACAAAAACCTATGAGAAGAACCTCCGATATAAAGagtttcaaaacacaaaaataacttCACCTTGACGTTTAAGTCCATCCTGTTATACATTCATAAAAGAGGGTGTAAGATAAAGatgacagagaaggaaagacgTTCAAAAGTCATGTCAGTTGACCTCAGTTCTTCACGTGGGCTGCGATGCCCCACATCTTCATTTGAGCTGCTCCTGTGTAATCGAGCGACGTCACCCATTCTTGTCACCCTTTTCTCCTGCGGCCTGAAAACGCAATTACAAAACGTGTCTTACAATTTCTGAAACGGAAAGCATGGCAACATATCCAATCTTAAAGAGAAGTCCTGCGGCATTGCTCACCCCGGGCTTGTGAAGTGCGTTGTCCTGCAGGCCAAAGAGGCCTCCTCCCTGGCCGCCCTGCAGGGGCGAGGCTGTAGCTGAGGACAGCAGGTTGGGCGACTGGGCGATCATGGGTGAGTTTGGGGTGGAGGCGAGTGCTCCTGTCAGCGTGAGGCgctgcagctccctctgtctctgctgctgcagcatctgGCACACCATCACCTGCTGCTCCTGGTGGAGGGGGAGAAGACAGAGTTTGTGGGACGTTCAGGACACCTGTGATCCAGGAaaggttttatgtttttaagcTCTATTAAATGCCCACCTACTCGAAATGACCAGTCAGACATGAGGGAGGCTGAGCTCTGAGCTCAATATGTAGTTATACGACATCATACATGTTTCTATTTTGGCACTGAAACCCTAAGATTAATACATCTGCGTgctttcaaaattcaaaaagagGTTAAATCTTGATAACTAAAAGGCAGTCTTTCACGTGTTTCTTCTCCTCgacatttcacatgtttgtgAGACACCTACAGTAACAACTTTCCTCGGGTCACCTATTTCAACACTTGTATAGCGGAAAGTGGAAATTTCCAGTTGACTGGTGTATTGAACGTACCGTAACACAATCAAATAGAAACCCTAAACTCCACTGTCACCGAGGAAAGAAATCTGGTCTATATTTACTAGATGTCCTCAGTGTCTGACTGGTTCCAAACACCACCAGACTTTTACCAGTTTGCAAGTCAAATAGGAACATTCACAGTGGCTGGTTTCCTGTCACACTGACTCACAACCTCAGCCGCTAGTTAGTCACAAGCTACTGCGTATTGTTATCCCCATATTAATCTTCAAAGCTAAGTAACTCTCATGTATAGTTAAGAGAGTAAGTATCCTGAAGACAAAATAAGGCAGATCACTACTGCAGTATCAGACAAATTACTGGTCGGTTATTAAAAGTCATTTCCTGAAGTCTCCATTGGTTGCAACCTCACGGGGACAACAGGACTGAGTAAGCCTAAACTGTCCACTGTGTGCCTGGGAAGACCTTTGAAACTCTCACTGTGATTAAAGTCAGGACATCAACCTGGGTTGACTTGCCAATAAGTAAGTACAAGACTGAGTAAGATGAGATACTTTGCAGTGGAGGGGAGTCTGTGAGCAAAGAGATTACTTCTGCTCATTAAAAGTGATATCGCTGCTCGGCAAATGCAGTTGAGAAAAACCACATGAAGAAGCTGTCCTCTGAAATGAAATACCTTTGGTGGATATTTACATGTTCCGCCCAAATGAACGCCTGTGTCTGAGTGCTTTGTCTTCCTGAGCAGTATGTAAATCAACTACAGCCTACGAGATGTAAATAAGATGACTCCAGGGAGAATACTCCAAACCACAGATGTATCAAAGGAGAGAAATCTTGGAGATCCTATGAGAAAATGCCCATAGTGAAAATGCAGATAAGAATAAGGCACTAAAGCTAGAAAGAGTGTCATTACAGGAGTGAAGTTCTGCGAGGTGAGGAACTGCTGGAGTTGCTGCTGCTCGAGAAGaagctgcttctgctgctcgGACAGGAGAGAAGACCTGGAACACAGGCAGCAACACAGGCAACAACGTTCAACAAAACAAGTCGTGTTAAAGTGGACTTCTTCTTCAGCTCATTTAAAGACAGACTGGGTACGTACGGGCTCACGCTCTTGGGGAGCTGAAAGCCCTGTGCCAGTGCCTGGGGGTTGAGCGGTGGAGGCTGGGGGCGCAGAGCAGGGAGCGTGGGCTGAGGGGCGTTCTGCGCCGGAGACTGGATCACGCCGTTCAGACTTCCCAGCACCCCGTTCATATTCAGCTGAGGACTTCCTGCGAGGGACGCCATGAGCCCGCCCACCACGGGCAGAGAGGGGCCGCAAGCCTGGCCGATGGTCCCCAAGCCATCGCTCAAACCCCGACTCAGGCCGTTCAGCAGGGGCTGGCCGAAGGAGGCGGGGCTCTGCTGGGGGGGAGGAGTACTctggaaggagagggaggagctACTGCGGGACGGACTGCCAGAGTGGAGCTCCTGgaacagagacaggaaggaTCGTTTTAGCTGTTGAGCTCTCAGCTTACTTttgatgtgcatgtgcataAAAATAGCACACAGtcagtgtaaatgtgtataaatgtgaTGGTACCAGACGCCTATTATCATTACCGCCAGTGTACTGAGGGTCAAACCCACACCTTTCTTGTTGCCAAGATGTTTAAAAGGAAAGGCAGAGATGGTCTGACCCAGgtttgtacagtgtgttcaAGGTGAGAAAGGGTCTACGGGTTCTCACCTCAGACGAGGTAACAAAGGAGGTGTCATTCAGGAAGCAGCTTTTGGACAGGGGACTCTTATTGGTGCTCAGGGGGTCTAAGAAACAGAGAGGCACAAACACAGGATGACAACTACAAAATCAAAGGTTTACACTGACCACGTTTTCTATTACTGATGTTAAAATGCCATACATATAGCATTGTCACATCAGTAAATCCTTACATCTTCTGTGTGCGTGGCCATCGCCAAAAAGACCTCATCTACTCATCTATGGTCTGATGAGTTTACTGTGAAGGATCACAACTAACCTGGCAACGCTACACCGCTGTTTAAAAATGCTTGTGGACTattgtggaggaggaaggaggaaagaggaatgCAGGTGAAAAGTAGATGGGGAGCGTAAACATGACACCACTGAAAGAGTGCGTCTAAGGGTTTGACACCAAAGTGGGCGGAAGGGGGTGAAGAATCTGACCTTGGGTGGATGACAGGAAGCTGATCTGGGCAGAGGTGTGCATGGAGCCCTGGGTGGAGAGGATGTGTGGAGGGAAAGGCACGGCCAGCTCCGTGTTGAGCAGCTGCAGCCGCTCCTTCTTGGCCGTCAGGCTGAGGATCTGGTCCTGGAGGCGCTGGTTCTCCTGCTGCAGGGAGTGGAGCGACTGGAGCATCTCCACAACTACAAGAGGCAAGGAGGATAGACGGGTTGTCATACAGAAACAGCACTTCCAAATGTGTCCAAATGAGTTGGGACTATGACGGGCACGGGAACGCCGGGAAGGTCACTGTATACTAAACGTAGCAGTGGGAGATGCTGCGCTCGTGAGTTTGAGCTGTCacggttttcaaaataaatagaCGGCAGCCGCCAGGAAGGAGCAGGAGGGTTTATGCTTGAACTGCCACTCGGCACTTTGACGTGTATTGTACGGCATGTTTTAAAACGCTAGTGATGAGTGGAATATTTATGTAGCCACACTGGCACATTGTGAAATATCCACTAAATACCAAACCTTTTCCAGGAGGTCAAAGCAATTACTCACTAATTAATGTCaaacatgaaaaactaaaaagggAACACCTGGAAATGAATACTAAACATTGATTATAGAGAAATGTCAGTCTCTATCACTTTAAGCAGACGACCTGGCAATAACgcataaagaaatatatatatccCAAAAGTAGACACAGTGACCTGCGCTAAACGTTATCTTAGTCCATTTAAAAAGGTCCTGCTCTATAtgttaagtgtcatgagatgacttttgttgtgatttggcgcgaTATAAATaatactgaactgaactgaatgaaaaatttttatttattatatataatttatgtcTATCATGTAGGGAATAGTTCTAAATTGTCCATCCTAACAGCAGAAtgagggagatgtcaatcaagcccAGCGTACACACAGCCGCACAGTCCTCTTCAGGGTGGACCACAGGTATATAAGGTTGGCAGATTCAATGCAATACCATTATTACACACttacagcagctgctgccatGAACGACTGACTTACACAGTCGacctttttttaatatcatATCTAGTGTTACTTTACAGCAGTGCCATCTGGTCTGAACTAAGAATTCAACCCCATCCTTAATGCTTTCTAATGGATTTTCTATGGAGCTGTCAGTGCAGCGCGCAGTCCAGcatcacagacacagagaacaaacacactcttctctctcatttctgcaGAGTGGAACAGCAGTTAACACTCATTAGTCTAAAGTGAACTCTCCCTGGGGCACagagaaatatatttaaaaggtGGAGACTGCAGGGCCGTTCCTTTCACAGAGGATGGGCGGCTAAGGTGCATAAAAATATACCAGAGATATTGTTAGGGAAGAAAGAAGAGTGCAAGTCTGATTTTGGGAGAAGCAACGAtggaaataaagacaataaaaaaaacaaaactgaaataagtgtgaggcaaaatgaaaaaaaaaaaaaaaaatgtgacagcactggttggagaaagaaaagggagcaAAGAATAGATTAGAGAGAAAGTGTCAGCTGATGATGTCCCCTGAGACAAAGTGAGTCAGAGTAAGAGGCATTGAGCGATCAGGTTCAGGAGATAGCACAACAGAAATTAAATGTAGAGAAGGAACATGAGAAACaaagctgctggagctgctttTAATATTGTGGCGGTGTGCCGTCTCTCGGTGTGCTATTTTTGGTCCCTGACAGCGTCCACAGGTACGTTCATCACCTCTAAATAGTACCACAGCGTTGTCTCACACAATCATGTGCAGATTACAAAaggtctttttgttttttaacagtggATCGCCGTGGTTCCCAACCCGTTAGGCTTGTGAGCCCTTAAAATGAAGATATTTGTGAGCCCCTCAGCCGAGGTTATGGCCTTAGTGTGGCCACTAGTTCAGCCAAAGAGATCGTTTAATTTAAAGGATTTTTAAAGACCTGATGAGGTGAAGTATcgagtattttaaaaaaaagctcaaatctGAAGCAAAGTCAGAAAAATACACCAATGTATTTTTCCCTTTCTTATCCCTTCaatttctcatctccctcagtTTTATCTTGGAACCACGTCCGTTTCCAGGCTCACTTACTGTTGACTCCCATCTCTCCATTGCCGTGTTTCTCCAGCAGGAGCTCAATGTGAGAGCTGGCTGGAGGGACGTTCTCAGGACGGGCTCTGACTCCTGCACCCAACCCGTCTCTCTGGTCgaacagaagaggaagacagcTCATAGGAGACCTGGgtgtgaaagaggagaaggTCAACAAGGAGTCAGAAAGACGTAAGAAGTCGTTGCTGCAGCCAGGCTGGGAAAAACTCCCAACAAGACTGTGGCTGTGGTTAGTATTTTCACATAGTCACTATGGTTAACTATTTTCCTGTTGCTGGTTACAGAAATAGAAACTGATCTGACTACAGCTACAGTGCAGGGGAAATGTATCCAAATGATGTTTCATTTGTTGGATGACAGATGAGTTGATAGCAACGTCTCATGACTAAAAGAGCCCCGGAGGAGTGTAAAAATCAAGTTTTCTGTCCAAGACATCAAAAACACCAATAAAGATGAAATGAGACATACTGTGAGGAAAGACTCTCTCTCGGTGAGTTCCCCTGACACGGGAAGCGACAGTCATCGAGGTCGGACTCTGAGAATGGGAACAAAGATTTGCGAGCTTTACTCACTTGTAGGCGGTCCAACATGAAGAGATTTAATGTATGTCAGATTCTGAGAAAGGGAAGAAGGTTTGTGCTTTATCTAAAACTAGCTTCTAAAAAAGCTTCAGTTTCTTAAGAAATACAAACGAATCATAGTGATCGCTGCACTCTGTCGTCCTCTCACCTGGCAGTGAGGTCTGGGCTTGGCTCAGTAGTGGCGGCAGTGTCGGGGCGGTGGAGAGACAGCTGGTGAAAGGCTGGGTGGAGGTCAGACTATAGGAGGTGCTGGAACCTGGGTGGACCTACGAGACAGTGAACATCAACATCTGGCTGACAAAGAAAGCATCTGGACAATCTGGAACGgatgttgggggaaaaaaaaaaaagatgccaaCTCCTCATACAATGTGAACACCCGCCTACAGGTGACAGAACCCACATCTGCCCAAAACCACCCCCAGCGAGAAACATGATCTAATTGCAGGTTAATTTTAAAGATCAACTAACCATTTCAGCCTACCAGGAAGTAAACAATAAGCTACATGCAGTGGCTAACAATAGCAAATGGTTAACAATTCAAATAGTCAtggtctatatatatatagatatatatatatatatctatatatatatctatatatatatgttaaaaCAGCGtgacaaagtgctttataaCTACAACAAGTAGGAAACAGTCCCAGGCACAGCAGCTGTGCAGAGGAACTGATGGAGCATTTCATGCTGAAAGCCTTCAATGCTGACTGATCTGTCTGAAGTACCTGTGTGTTCGAGACAGCGTTGACTGATggaagagagagcgaggagacgtgggagggaaggagtcctgaggagagaggggtgCTACACATACCCCCTCCCAGGGACAAGGAGGTGCTACACACCCCTCCACCTAGGGAGAGGGGGGTGCTGCAGACACCCCCGCCCAGTGTGAGGGGGTCCTTGAGGCTGGAGTAGATACCTGAGGGAGCAGAAGTTATGGTAAAGTTGTGAGACCCCAGAAGACGACGGCACAAGACTCAGTCTGTAAGTAGGGCAGGAAATCGACACACGAAAACCACTATCTGGGGCAGTGTCTCTGCCTCGCGCAGATGAAATACATACTGTGAGACAGATTTACTAAACATTCTCAATTGTGTAGGAAAGACAGTGCAGTGTAACAGTATCTGTGTTCGTCTTGTTCTTCTGATAGACAGACAAGCTGCTGGAGTGGTGCTGACATGGCACATGTGTAatggaaacatttcaacacTTTGGAGTCAAGTTGCAGATGAACACACCGAAGTGCAAACAGATAGTGatgccgttttttttttttttttttttggtttcacgCCCgcttgctctcacacacaggaaGCTAGAGGGCtaccacacacacccccactcACTTAGACTCACCGGAGCCGAGCAGCGAGTTGCCACGGCCTGTGGAAAAActgcaggcagaggaggaggaggaggaggagaaagaagaggaagaggaggaagtgacgGTGGCGGGAGGGAGCGTGGAGGGGAAGGTGGGGTGGGGGATGGAGGACGGGCTCGGGTAGAGTGAGGAGGTtaaggctggaggaggaggaggaggcggcgccgtgtggtgatggtggtggtggtgctcctcttccctcctctctcggTTCTTGCTGCCCCGCGGTCGCCCCGGGCCGTGGCTGCTCTTCTTGTTGCCGCggtgcctcctctctctgggcAGGGGCGGAGGCGTGGCTTTCTCCTCCAGGTCCGCCTCCTCCAGAATAGGGGGCGTGCTCAGTTGAGAGGGTTTACAGAGAGACTTGGAGGGTTTGTAGTCCCCCGAGGAGGAGATCTTCCGgatcttgctgctgctgcccagcCCTGACGAGGAGGTGATGCGCATGATGGACCCAAAGGTGGAAATAGTGACCTTGTTCTCAAAAGGGCTCGAGTTGCCCTCTGACCTGTCATGACCCTGTGACCCTGCCAGTGGGCCATCAGCAGGGGTCAGAGCTGGTGGCTTGTGGTATttactgtcctcctcctcctcttcctcctcctcatctttgtcctcctccttttcatcgtcctcctcgtcctcgtcctcctggACTGCCGGCCTCCTGTGGCGCTCCTTGCGCTCCTCGCCGCTGTGGTCGTCGCCGCCTCGGTCGTGGTCACGCTCCAGGCGGGAGGACGATGAGAACTGATGGAAGTCCTGAGCGGAAGACAGGGAGCCACCTccaagagaaacacaaagttaGAGTCGAGCAAACTTTATGCCACCTCCTCAACACACCACTTGTCGCATGGTACCTGTGTTGAAGGgactggaggagcaggaggaggaggagcagctctTGCCAGTGCTTCCTGTCTTCTTACTGCgatgactgtgactgtgtgagcTCAGCTTCTTGGACTTTCCCTCGTTGTCCTTGCTGCTGTGGTGGCTGGAAGATATCTGTACCAAAACACGCAAGATTtggtttattcattcattcagatgaTTCTTATATGAGTTCTTTACTATACATGAAATGAAACCTGGCATTACTtatcaaaatgttctttatatAAAGGCCTGCCCCTAAAGTTCCTGTGCTTTTGGAAAGTACTACCTCCTGAGCAGGGACTTTTTGGGGGGTAAAATAGTGTCCCCCTGCGGTGGGAACACCCTGAGTTACTCCAAAGGTTCCTGGGGGGAAATGTTCCTGCGGTGGAAACAAGGCTTAATACTGACAAAGGTATTGTGGCATCAATAtttccatccatccgtccatcatCTCACAAGTCATTCTGTGGGCGGCTTTTCATACCTTTTCTAT
The sequence above is a segment of the Enoplosus armatus isolate fEnoArm2 chromosome 2, fEnoArm2.hap1, whole genome shotgun sequence genome. Coding sequences within it:
- the LOC139294800 gene encoding protein AF-17-like codes for the protein MREMVGGCCVCSDERGWAENPLVYCDGHGCSVAVHQACYGIVQVPTGPWFCRKCESQERAARVRCELCPHKDGALKRTDSGGWAHVVCALYIPEVQFANVLTMEPIILQYVPHERYIKTCYICEDHGRESKAACGACMTCNRQGCRQAFHVTCAQMAGLLCEEEGPEADNVKYCGYCKHHYNKMQKKLRSSENTSSSFSHSRGRSSSPSQDKYHHHRQRKSHKDKIRQKERHKKSSDSLGSSVTTSSIEKISSSHHSSKDNEGKSKKLSSHSHSHRSKKTGSTGKSCSSSSCSSSPFNTGGSLSSAQDFHQFSSSSRLERDHDRGGDDHSGEERKERHRRPAVQEDEDEEDDEKEEDKDEEEEEEEEDSKYHKPPALTPADGPLAGSQGHDRSEGNSSPFENKVTISTFGSIMRITSSSGLGSSSKIRKISSSGDYKPSKSLCKPSQLSTPPILEEADLEEKATPPPLPRERRHRGNKKSSHGPGRPRGSKNRERREEEHHHHHHHTAPPPPPPPALTSSLYPSPSSIPHPTFPSTLPPATVTSSSSSSFSSSSSSSACSFSTGRGNSLLGSGIYSSLKDPLTLGGGVCSTPLSLGGGVCSTSLSLGGGMCSTPLSSGLLPSHVSSLSLPSVNAVSNTQVHPGSSTSYSLTSTQPFTSCLSTAPTLPPLLSQAQTSLPESDLDDCRFPCQGNSPRESLSSQSPMSCLPLLFDQRDGLGAGVRARPENVPPASSHIELLLEKHGNGEMGVNIVEMLQSLHSLQQENQRLQDQILSLTAKKERLQLLNTELAVPFPPHILSTQGSMHTSAQISFLSSTQDPLSTNKSPLSKSCFLNDTSFVTSSEELHSGSPSRSSSSLSFQSTPPPQQSPASFGQPLLNGLSRGLSDGLGTIGQACGPSLPVVGGLMASLAGSPQLNMNGVLGSLNGVIQSPAQNAPQPTLPALRPQPPPLNPQALAQGFQLPKSVSPSSLLSEQQKQLLLEQQQLQQFLTSQNFTPEQQVMVCQMLQQQRQRELQRLTLTGALASTPNSPMIAQSPNLLSSATASPLQGGQGGGLFGLQDNALHKPGAAGEKGDKNG